The nucleotide window GTCTAAATTGGAAAGATAGCGAACTTATTATAAATAAATTAGCGGAATCAGTTGATAATCGTTTTTAATAATACAACCAGTCAATGTTTTAAAAAATTGACTGGTTTTTTATAAAGATAAGATCCTCATATATTTCTATAAAAAATTTATTTTTTTTACACAAAACTAAATGTTTAATGTTATATTTAAATAAATTTAAAAATTAATCTTTTACTTTTTATGCTATTTTTATAATTATGTAAAATATTTATTTCATATAATAATTACATTTCTTTCATTAAGGATGAAAGATGCTTACTATTACTTTTTTTGATAAGAAAAAAAAAATATATAAAAAACCTATTTCTGTTAAAGAACTAATTCAAGATTACAATAAAAAAATTTATAATGTATGTGTGGCCGCTTTAATAAATAATAAAATTAAAGATTTAAATCATCTTATTAAAGAGGATTCTACTGTAAAGTTTATTAAAATCTATGATTCGGAATCAATTTACATAATACGAAATTCTTGTTTACAATTACTCACTTACGCAATAAAAAAATTGTGGCTAGATTCTAAAATAGCTGAAGGAAAAATAACTAAAAATGGTTTTTTTTGTGACATAGAATTAAACAAGTTTTTAACTAAACATGATATCATCACCATTGAAACCAAAATGAAAAAAATAGTACAAAACGGTTATGATATAAAAAAAAAAAATGTAAAAGTAAAAAAAGCTATAGAACTATTTACAATAGCAAAAGAAAACTACAAAGTTAATATGTTAAAAACTTTAAGCAGCAAAAACGAAAATATAAACTTATACTATCATGAATCTTATTTTGATATAGCTTTATCCCCTCAAGTACCAAATATACAATTTTGTAATCACTTTAAAATTCAAAAAATTTCTGGAGCTTATTGGAAAGGAAATAAAAACAATAAAATGCTTCAAAGAATATATGTTACTGCATGGGAATCAAATAAAAAACTACAACAATTTTTGCAAAAAATTATTTTTCTAGAAAAAAGAGACCATAGAAAAATAAACAAAAGATTAAATCTCTATCATATACAAAAAGAATCTCCTGGAATGGTCTTTTGGCATAACAACGGATTTATTATCTATAAAGAACTAAAACAATTTATACGTCTTAAACTAAAAAAATATTTTTATGAAGAAGTACATACACCTATTGTAATTAATCAATCTATGTGGGAAAAAAGCGGCCATTTAGATTACTATAAAGAATCTATTTTTCATACTTCTTCTGAAAATCAAAGTTATTGTTTAAAACCTATGAACTGTCCAGCACACGTGCAAATATTTAATCAAAAGTTGGTTTCATATAAAAACTTACCTATCAGATTAGCTGAATTCGGATGTTGTCACCGAAAAGAATCTTCAGGCTCATTACACGGACTACTAAGAATTAGAAGTTTTACCCAAGATGACGCTCATATTTTTTGTAGTATTAATCAAGTACAATCAGAAATCAATAATTGTATTAAAATGATGTTTGATATTTATAATATTTTTAAGTTCAAGAAGATAAATATTAACCTGTCTACACGTCCCAAAAACCGCATCGGAAATGATTTAATTTGGGATCAAGCAGAAAAAGATTTAAAATCTGTACTGCATGATAATAACATTGATTATTATCATAATGTAGGAGAAGGTGCTTTTTATGGACCAAAAATTGAGTTTACTTTACAAGATTCATTAGATAGACTATGGCAATGCGGAACTATACAACTAGACTTTTATTTACCAAAACGATTAAATGCAACGTATATAGACAAAAAAAATACAAAAAAACATCCAGTAATTATTCATCGAGCTATATTAGGATCTATTGAACGTTTTATAGGAATTTTACTAGAAGAATATGTGGGAAAATTACCAACTTGGTTATCTCCTATTCAAGTAGTTTTACTCACAGTTCATAGTAAAAATTCAGAATATGCTTATTCTTTAGAAAAAAAATTAACACAATCAAATATAAGAACAAAATGTGATACTAGAAATGAAAATATTAGCACTAAAATTAAAGAACATATAATATGTTATACTCCTTATATAATAATTATTGGAGACAAAGAAGAAAATTCTTCTACTATTACAGTGAGAACACGATTAGGAAGAAATATATACAGCATATGTTTTAACAATTTCATTAATGCTTTAATTAAAGAAATTAAAACTCATTCTAACACTGAATTGGAGGTATAAAATATTAAAGTTATAAAAAAACACACATTAAAACGTCCTAATCGAATTAATAACGAAATAAGGGCTAAAGAAGTACGTCTTTCAGATGTTTCAGGAAAACCTATAGGAATAGTAAGCTTAAAAACAGCTTTGCTTCAAGCTGAAAAAGTTAATATGGATTTAGTTGAAATAAGCCCTAATGCTAATCCTCCAGTTTGTAAAATAATGAATTATGGAAAATTCCTATATAAAAAAAACAAATCTTACAAAGAACAAAAAAAAAGACAAAAGACTATACAAATAAAAGAAGTAAAATTTCGTCCAAGTACAGACATTGGAGACTATAATGTAAAAATACGAAATTTAACACGATTCCTAAATGAAGGAAATAAGGTAAAAATAACCTTACGTTTTAGGGGAAGAGAAATGGCTCATCAAGAAATTGGTCTAAATCTTTTATTAAAAGTTAAAAATGATTTATCTAATTTATCAGTAGTTGATTTTTTCCCTTCTAAAATAGAAGGAAGACAAATGATTATGTTTCTTTCTCCTAAAAAATAAACTTTAAGCTTAAAATTTAAATTTTAAATAACGTATTTTATAACTTACAATTTTATACAAGATATAAATATTATGCAAAAAATAAAAACTGTACGCGGTGTTTCTAAAAGATTTAAAAAAACAGCTTCTGGAAAATTCAAAAGAAAAAAATCAAATCTTCAACATATTTTGACAAAAAAAACAACTAATTATAAACGTAAAATTAGATCTAAATCAATAGTTTCTAAAAATGATATTTCTAAAATAAAATTTTGCTTACCTTACGTTTAATTTTTTAAATATAAAATATTTAAACTTTACTAATAAAAAAAAGGAAAATATTTATGGTTCACGTAAAACGTGGAACTACTTCAAGTGCCCGACACAAAAAAATATTAAAAAAAGCTAAAGGATACTACGGAGCTAGATCTAAAGTTTATAGAGTAGCAAATCAGGCTGTAATAAAAGCAGGACAATATTCTTATAGAGATCGCCGCCAAAAAAAACGACAATTCAGAAAACTATGGATTGTTCGGATTAATGCTGCTGTTCGAAATAATAACATTTCTTATAATAAATTTATATTTGGATTAAAAAATTCTGGTCTAAATTTAAATAGAAAAATGCTATCAGAAATATCAATTAACGATCCTTTAACTTTTAAAAAAATAGTTAACCAATCTCAAACAATAATAAGTTAATTAATTGAATTTAAAATATGGTATAAAAAAAAATTTAAAAAATATCTTATACAAAATATTTCTATACGTAATGTATCTCTTTTAAAACATTTGAAATCTACTATACAAAGAATATAACCTATAATATAAACACTTATTTTTAATTTTTTAAAAAAATAAAAAGCTTCCTAAAAGGAAGCTTTTCACTCATAAACTATATGATATATTTATATATAATGATTTTAAGTAATTAAGTAGGAATTATAATACAATGCTAAAATTAGTTACTTTAATAAAAAAAGCTATACACTCATTTAAAAATGCAAAAACAATACTTCATTTAGAGAATTCTAGAATATTTTTTTTAGGAAAAAAAGGAGAAATTACAAAATATATACATATCTTGTTATCTCTTCCATTAAAAAAAAGGAAAAAAAAATTTATTATCATAAATAAATCAAAAAATATGCTCTTAAAAATAATAAAAATAAAAAGAGAAAAATTAAATTTAAACCAAATACTGTTAAAAATAAAACAAGAAAAAATAGACGTTTCTTTACCTGGAACAAGAATTAATAACGGAGCGTTTCATCCTATTACAGAATCAATCAATATAATCAAAAGTTTTTTTTTTAAATTAGGATTTAATACTGCTTCAGGACCTGAAGTGGAAGACGACTATTATAATTTTGATGCTTTAAACATATGGAAACATCATCCATCTAGAACTAATCAAGATACCTTTTGGTTTAACTCTAAAAAATTACTTAGAACTCAAACATCTAGTTCTCAAATGCGTATTATGA belongs to Buchnera aphidicola (Anoecia corni) and includes:
- the infC gene encoding translation initiation factor IF-3; translated protein: MKVIKKHTLKRPNRINNEIRAKEVRLSDVSGKPIGIVSLKTALLQAEKVNMDLVEISPNANPPVCKIMNYGKFLYKKNKSYKEQKKRQKTIQIKEVKFRPSTDIGDYNVKIRNLTRFLNEGNKVKITLRFRGREMAHQEIGLNLLLKVKNDLSNLSVVDFFPSKIEGRQMIMFLSPKK
- the rpmI gene encoding 50S ribosomal protein L35; translation: MQKIKTVRGVSKRFKKTASGKFKRKKSNLQHILTKKTTNYKRKIRSKSIVSKNDISKIKFCLPYV
- the pheS gene encoding phenylalanine--tRNA ligase subunit alpha — translated: MLKLVTLIKKAIHSFKNAKTILHLENSRIFFLGKKGEITKYIHILLSLPLKKRKKKFIIINKSKNMLLKIIKIKREKLNLNQILLKIKQEKIDVSLPGTRINNGAFHPITESINIIKSFFFKLGFNTASGPEVEDDYYNFDALNIWKHHPSRTNQDTFWFNSKKLLRTQTSSSQMRIMKKNRPPIRTIVPGKVYRNDYDRTHSPMFHQIEGIIIEEHINFSNLKWLMNEFLCFFFQKKISIKFRNSYFPFTVLSAEIDIQTHHTKWLEVLGCGIIHPDILTKSGINPKKYTGCAFGLGVERITMLKYEIDDLRSFFENNLQFLQQFK
- the rplT gene encoding 50S ribosomal protein L20 — its product is MVHVKRGTTSSARHKKILKKAKGYYGARSKVYRVANQAVIKAGQYSYRDRRQKKRQFRKLWIVRINAAVRNNNISYNKFIFGLKNSGLNLNRKMLSEISINDPLTFKKIVNQSQTIIS
- the thrS gene encoding threonine--tRNA ligase; translated protein: MLTITFFDKKKKIYKKPISVKELIQDYNKKIYNVCVAALINNKIKDLNHLIKEDSTVKFIKIYDSESIYIIRNSCLQLLTYAIKKLWLDSKIAEGKITKNGFFCDIELNKFLTKHDIITIETKMKKIVQNGYDIKKKNVKVKKAIELFTIAKENYKVNMLKTLSSKNENINLYYHESYFDIALSPQVPNIQFCNHFKIQKISGAYWKGNKNNKMLQRIYVTAWESNKKLQQFLQKIIFLEKRDHRKINKRLNLYHIQKESPGMVFWHNNGFIIYKELKQFIRLKLKKYFYEEVHTPIVINQSMWEKSGHLDYYKESIFHTSSENQSYCLKPMNCPAHVQIFNQKLVSYKNLPIRLAEFGCCHRKESSGSLHGLLRIRSFTQDDAHIFCSINQVQSEINNCIKMMFDIYNIFKFKKININLSTRPKNRIGNDLIWDQAEKDLKSVLHDNNIDYYHNVGEGAFYGPKIEFTLQDSLDRLWQCGTIQLDFYLPKRLNATYIDKKNTKKHPVIIHRAILGSIERFIGILLEEYVGKLPTWLSPIQVVLLTVHSKNSEYAYSLEKKLTQSNIRTKCDTRNENISTKIKEHIICYTPYIIIIGDKEENSSTITVRTRLGRNIYSICFNNFINALIKEIKTHSNTELEV